From one Synechocystis sp. PCC 6803 substr. PCC-P genomic stretch:
- the trpS gene encoding tryptophan--tRNA ligase has product MDKPRILSGVQPTGNLHLGNYLGAIRSWVEQQQHYDNFFCVVDLHAITVPHNPQTLAQDTLTIAALYLACGIDLQYSTIFVQSHVAAHSELAWLLNCVTPLNWLERMIQFKEKAVKQGENVSVGLLDYPVLMAADILLYDADKVPVGEDQKQHLELTRDIVIRINDKFGREDAPVLKLPEPLIRKEGARVMSLADGTKKMSKSDESELSRINLLDPPEMIKKKVKKCKTDPQRGLWFDDPERPECHNLLTLYTLLSNQTKEAVAQECAEMGWGQFKPLLTETAIAALEPIQAKYAEILADRGELDRIIQAGNAKASQTAQQTLARVRDALGFLAPPY; this is encoded by the coding sequence ATGGACAAGCCACGTATCCTTTCTGGAGTTCAGCCCACCGGAAATCTGCACCTAGGCAACTATTTAGGAGCTATCCGGAGCTGGGTTGAGCAACAGCAACATTACGATAACTTTTTTTGCGTGGTGGACCTCCATGCCATCACGGTGCCCCACAACCCCCAGACCCTAGCCCAGGACACCCTCACCATTGCGGCCTTGTACCTCGCCTGTGGCATTGACCTGCAATATTCCACCATTTTTGTCCAGTCCCATGTGGCGGCCCACAGTGAATTGGCCTGGTTGCTCAACTGCGTCACCCCCCTCAATTGGCTAGAACGGATGATTCAGTTTAAAGAAAAGGCCGTTAAACAGGGGGAAAACGTCAGCGTGGGGCTATTGGACTATCCTGTGCTCATGGCGGCGGATATTTTGCTCTACGATGCGGACAAAGTGCCCGTGGGGGAAGACCAAAAGCAACATTTAGAGTTGACTCGCGACATTGTGATCCGCATTAACGATAAATTTGGCCGGGAAGATGCGCCGGTGTTGAAGTTGCCAGAACCCCTAATCCGGAAAGAGGGAGCAAGGGTGATGAGCTTGGCGGATGGCACAAAAAAAATGTCCAAATCCGATGAGTCGGAACTGAGTCGCATTAACCTGTTGGACCCACCGGAGATGATTAAGAAAAAAGTTAAAAAATGTAAGACTGACCCCCAGCGAGGTTTATGGTTCGATGATCCGGAACGCCCTGAATGTCACAATTTATTGACTTTGTACACTCTCTTGAGCAATCAAACTAAGGAAGCCGTGGCTCAGGAATGTGCCGAGATGGGTTGGGGTCAATTCAAGCCCCTGTTAACGGAAACGGCGATCGCCGCCTTGGAACCAATTCAAGCAAAATATGCAGAAATTTTGGCGGATCGGGGGGAGTTGGACCGCATCATCCAAGCGGGTAACGCAAAAGCCAGTCAAACTGCCCAACAAACCTTAGCTAGGGTGCGAGATGCCCTCGGATTTTTAGCACCGCCCTATTAG
- the yqeK gene encoding bis(5'-nucleosyl)-tetraphosphatase (symmetrical) YqeK, with translation MVELDRSRVIHWLQENVSPQRLDHILGVEQTAVQWAPLHKVDPIKAGQAGLLHDLAKFFPPTKLLVIAKEHNLPLDPILQATPHLIHADVSAIIAAEEFGVDDPDVLKAIRCHTLGAVPMDLLSCLIFVADALEPTRGNGLEIEKLRQVAQHNLYQAVRLTCEQTLTYLIKHHKVIHPQVILTRNWALQMEK, from the coding sequence ATGGTTGAGTTAGACCGGAGTCGGGTAATCCATTGGCTCCAAGAAAATGTTTCCCCCCAACGGTTAGACCATATTTTGGGAGTCGAACAGACGGCGGTGCAATGGGCTCCCCTCCATAAAGTTGACCCAATCAAAGCGGGACAGGCAGGACTACTGCACGATTTAGCTAAATTTTTCCCGCCGACTAAACTATTGGTGATCGCCAAGGAACATAATTTACCCCTCGACCCGATTTTGCAAGCCACTCCCCATTTAATCCATGCCGATGTGAGTGCGATTATTGCCGCTGAGGAATTTGGAGTTGATGATCCGGACGTTTTAAAAGCTATCCGTTGCCATACTCTGGGGGCAGTGCCCATGGACCTTTTATCCTGTTTAATTTTTGTCGCTGATGCTCTGGAACCCACTAGGGGCAATGGTTTGGAGATAGAAAAATTACGCCAGGTAGCCCAACACAATCTTTACCAAGCCGTGCGCCTTACCTGTGAGCAAACCCTGACTTATTTAATCAAGCATCACAAAGTTATCCATCCCCAGGTGATTTTGACCCGCAATTGGGCGTTACAAATGGAAAAGTAA
- the rsfS gene encoding ribosome silencing factor yields MTEISRFDAYPPTLTVNPIVPADAPATEHLVWTIAQAAEERKAGDLVILKVTDVSYLADYFVICTGFSRTQVRAIADNIEKQVELVHGQLPTHTEGNSESIWVLQDFGDVLVHTFMPEEREFYKLEAFWGHAQEQTLADIATAIGVAYNAPTSP; encoded by the coding sequence ATGACTGAAATTTCCCGCTTCGATGCATACCCCCCCACTTTGACCGTTAATCCCATCGTTCCCGCCGATGCCCCCGCCACTGAACATCTGGTGTGGACCATTGCCCAAGCCGCGGAAGAACGTAAAGCAGGGGATTTAGTCATTCTCAAGGTGACGGATGTGTCCTATCTGGCGGATTATTTTGTCATCTGTACCGGATTTTCCCGCACCCAGGTCCGGGCGATCGCCGACAACATTGAAAAACAAGTGGAACTGGTGCACGGTCAACTGCCTACCCATACGGAAGGGAACAGTGAAAGCATTTGGGTGTTACAGGATTTTGGTGATGTTCTCGTCCATACCTTTATGCCAGAGGAACGGGAATTTTATAAGCTGGAAGCTTTTTGGGGCCATGCCCAGGAACAAACTTTAGCTGATATTGCCACTGCGATCGGTGTTGCCTACAATGCTCCTACTTCTCCTTAG